The following coding sequences lie in one Aspergillus luchuensis IFO 4308 DNA, chromosome 8, nearly complete sequence genomic window:
- a CDS encoding uncharacterized protein (COG:G;~EggNog:ENOG410QDJA;~InterPro:IPR011701,IPR036259;~PFAM:PF07690;~TransMembrane:10 (i94-113o119-140i147-168o180-198i210-229o335-352i364-381o393-412i424-445o457-478i);~go_function: GO:0022857 - transmembrane transporter activity [Evidence IEA];~go_process: GO:0055085 - transmembrane transport [Evidence IEA]): protein MASERNREPGPRREASDNVQIEKGLVKSGSAAELLSPEEDRRILRKIDICLLPLMSISYMLQFLDKQALSFTSILDLPGDLHLSGDEFAWASGIYYFGYMVAACPAAMLMVRWHVGKTIAISICIWGVILTVTAACDSAAGLLVERFFLGAAESAIAPGLSVIVAMWYKRSEQPLTQAAWFIGNSFAGITGGLIAYGIGHIQSMAPWKVVFLLFGSLTVAWSICFIFLMPDTPMQAWFMSDEDSLKAVTRVRMNMTGIKSSEFKRTQCIEAFLDVKTWLLCAITFFGQVPNGALTTVSYQLSSPHIMYLAYPELTNTKFGTIVVNGLGFSTFNSLLLQASCYLAMLIAVLISTGGSSYFTNTRTYWMVWNLCLATIGTALIRELPAHLMWGRFAGKLLMTAAAANFPLTMCLSSGNVAGFTKKMTVNTAILISFCVGNIVGPQLFFESQAPTYTTGFLAIMICYAVGIILCGAARFYLVWENRRRDRVYPSFHGNEEVDGDIAGMLDKTDKEISQFRYVY, encoded by the exons ATGGCCTCGGAGCGAAATAGAGAGCCCGGACCCCGGAGAGAAGCCTCCGATAATGTTCAAATTGAGAAAGGGCTCGTCAAGTCTGGCTCAGCAGCCGAGCTACTCAGCCCGGAGGAAGACAGAAGGATTCTTCGAAAGATCGACATTTG CCTGCTACCTCTCATGTCCATCTCGTACATGTTACAGTTTCTAGATAAACAGGCTCTCTCATTCACATCCATTCTAGACCTTCCAGGCGACCTTCATCTTAGTGGTGATGAGTTTGCTTGGGCGAGCGGCATCTACTACTTTGGTTACATGGTTGCTGCATGCCCGGCGGCTATGTTGATGGTCCGCTGGCATGTGGGAAAGACAATTGCTATTTCAAT ATGTATATGGGGGGTGATCTTGACAGTAACGGCCGCTTGTGACAGTGCTGCGGGGCTCCTGGTTGAGCGATTCTTTCTCGGCGCAGCTGAATCGGCCATTGCCCCAGGCCTAAGCGTCATTGTTGCCATGTGGTACAAGCGATCTGAGCAGCCGCTGACACAAGCCGCATGGTTCATTGGAAACAGTTTCGCTGGTATAACCGGGGGCTTGATTGCGTATGGGATTGGACATATTCAGAGCATGGCACCTTGGAAA GTCGTATTCTTACTATTCGGTAGCTTAACAGTAGCTTGGTCCATCTGTTTCATCTTCCTTATGCCCGATACTCCTATGCAGGCTTGGTTTATGAGCGACGAAGATAGTCTGAAAGCTGTGACTCGCGTGAGGATGAACATGACTGGGATAAAGAGCAGCGAGTTCAAGCGGACACAGTGCATCGAAGCCTTTCTAGATGTTAAAACATGGCTATTATGTGCCATAACCTTCTTTGGCCAGGTGCCTAATGGTGCCCTAACTACTGTGAGTTACCAGCTGTCCTCGCCCCATATTATGTATTTAGCGTACCCAGAATTGACCAATACCAAGTTCGGTACAATAGTCGTCAATGGTCTAGGATTCAGCACCTTCaactcccttcttcttcaagcatCCTGCTACTTGGCTATGCTTATCGCCGTTCTTATTTCCACCGGTGGCAGCTCATATTTTACCAATACTAGAACTTACTGGATGGTGTGGAACCTGTGTCTCGCCACTATCGGTACTGCTCTGATACGCGAGCTTCCAGCTCATCTCATGTGGGGTCGATTCGCCGGCAAATTACTCATGAcggccgctgctgccaactTCCCTCTAACTATGTGCTTGTCATCGGGTAATGTTGCGGGTTTTACTAAGAAGATGACGGTGAACACAGCT ATTTTGATCAGTTTTTGTGTTGGAAATATTGTCGGACCGCAGCTATTCTTTGAAAGTCAAGCGCCTACCTACACCACTGGATTCCTCGCTATTATGATATGCTATGCCGTGGGAATCATTCTATGTGGGGCAGCTCGCTTCTATCTGGTGTGGGAGAACCGACGTCGCGACAGAGTATACCCATCGTTTCACGGCAAtgaggaagttgatggagataTTGCTGGTATGCTAGACAAAACAGACAAGGAAATCTCTCAGTTTAGGTATGTTTATTAA
- a CDS encoding glycosyltransferase family 2 protein (CAZy:GT2_Glyco_trans_2;~COG:S;~EggNog:ENOG410PRDY;~InterPro:IPR001173,IPR029044,IPR027389;~PFAM:PF13632;~TransMembrane:3 (o32-54i337-362o406-429i);~go_function: GO:0019187 - beta-1,4-mannosyltransferase activity [Evidence IEA]) has product MIWGTSVIISKMAVVSDIKKALSPQWRHSNRVYAILEYNYIVFPITLALVFYSYREFVNAIGYWVKVSDDGWNSSAIKHLVLYGAILLLQMPPFGTLHVCLVTKGTNVQTVLNSTRCWDVLTQRSHPSVRFHVVLDSADNEHFRRELPSYITIDEVPGAFSPKRAKFKARALEFFRQKYNFTKEDWILHLDEESEIDERVMRTSLDFIEKGTADYGMGTIYYTSTGHWDKAFTSAAEVMRVTEDYGRFQLPVRLFRRPFLGWVHGSWILINGAVENKVTWDTENVCEDYWFAYHAAAQGFKFDWLHAIVREQPPCTFTDLWKQRRRWFTGIGSFDRFLVRAALLAGAFGGIGSLIFPLIGVFGQRIAVPTWYREFIMFNDAAGIHAIVSACLLQDFSVIGLPWTSMLYHVVTTLLLWPVVHIVHIMALFSTMMSPAKGFAVINKT; this is encoded by the exons ATGATCTGGGGCACCTCTGTTATTATATCCAAGATGGCGGTTGTCAGCGATATCAAGAAAGCACTCAGCCCACAATGGAGACATTCTAACCGCGTATATGCTATTCTCGAGTACAATTACATCGTCTTCCCAATTACTCTTGCTCTCGTGTTTTACT CTTACAGAGAATTCGTCAATGCTATCGGCTACTGGGTCAAGGTGTCCGACGATGGCTGGAACAGTTCAGCAATCAAGCATTTGGTCCTATATGGAGCCATCCTTCTCTTACAGATGCCGCCATTTG GCACACTGCATGTCTGTCTTGTGACGAAGGGAACGAATGTGCAAACAGTATTGAATTCGACTCGCTGCTGGGATGTTCTGACCCAGCGAAGCCACCCATCAGTTCGGTTCCATGTCGTCCTTGACAGTGCCGATAATGAACACTTTCGAAGAGAGCTGCCATCATACATTACAATTGATGAAGTACCAGGGGCGTTCTCTCCAAAGAGGGCTAAGTTCAAGGCCAGGGCGTTAGAGTTCTTTCGCCAGAAATACAACTTCACCAAAGAAGATTGGATATTGCATCTAGATGAGGAATCGGAAATAGATGAACGTGTTATGCGCACGTCACTGGACTTCATTGAGAAGGGTACGGCAGACTATGGCATG GGCACCATCTATTATACCTCAACCGGCCATTGGGACAAGGCGTTTACATCTGCAGCAGAGGTAATGCGAGTGACTGAGGACTATGGCCGGTTTCAACTGCCCGTGCGGCTATTTCGCCGCCCCTTCCTAGGTTGGGTCCATGGGTCATGGATCTTGATCAATGGAGCGGTTGAGAATAAAGTTACCTGGGATACGGAAAATGTGTGTGAAGACTACTGGTTTGCGTACCAT GCCGCAGCGCAAGGCTTCAAATTTGACTGGCTTCATGCCATAGTGCGTGAACAGCCACCCTGTACATTCACAGACCTctggaagcaaagaagaCGCTGGTTTACCGGAATAGGATCATTTGATAGGTTCCTTGTGCGCGCTGCTCTGCTTGCAGGGGCTTTTGGTGGGATAGGAAGTCTGATCTT CCCTTTAATTGGTGTTTTTGGACAGAGGATTGCTGTCCCGACCTGGTACCGAGAATTTATCATGTTCAACGATGCAGCAGGCATTCACGCTATTGTGTCGGCTTGCTTGCTGCAAGATTTCAGTGTGATAGGGTTGCCGTGGACATCCATGCTCTATCATGTTGTCACGACACTGCTTCTGTGGCCAGTAGTGCATATCGTGCATATTATGGCTCTTTTTTCGACCATGATGTCCCCAGCAAAGGGATTCGCCGTGATCAATAAAACTTAG
- a CDS encoding uncharacterized protein (COG:S;~EggNog:ENOG410PX04;~TransMembrane:2 (i99-118o124-145i);~antiSMASH:Cluster_8.11) gives MFVRLEKVIVALTEWLNHVRSSNPANTNSSDPAESAPKVSNTSLKQDSSNINAGLHAKSSPSSSKRPSPETQLSATLSENQASKRDEESQESRTQPNRGFMAFLSSLVVGLSGLLFILVSYMLYISLLICGIAGVLAYIVARLFIVVEMFRTLAFLPQDAYVATWSSEIPNIG, from the coding sequence ATGTTCGTCAGACTCGAAAAGGTTATCGTCGCCTTGACTGAATGGCTTAATCATGTCCGCTCCTCAAACCCCGCGAATACCAACTCCAGCGACCCAGCTGAGTCGGCCCCGAAGGTCTCGAACACGAGTCTCAAGCAAGACTCATCAAACATCAACGCAGGTCTTCATGCAAAGTCCAGTCCCAGTTCGAGTAAACGCCCAAGTCCAGAGACCCAATTGTCGGCGACCCTATCTGAGAACCAAGCATCGAAGAGGGATGAGGAATCACAAGAATCACGCACACAGCCTAACCGTGGTTTCATGGCATTTCTTTCGAGTCTGGTGGTAGGCCTTTCTGGTCTGCTCTTCATTCTTGTCTCGTATATGCTTTACATATCACTGCTTATATGCGGGATTGCAGGTGTGCTTGCCTATATTGTGGCGAGATTGTTTATTGTTGTCGAAATGTTTAGGACATTGGCCTTTCTTCCGCAGGACGCTTATGTTGCTACTTGGTCCTCGGAAATTCCTAATATTGGTTAA
- a CDS encoding uncharacterized protein (COG:G;~EggNog:ENOG410Q07H;~InterPro:IPR036259;~TransMembrane:3 (o23-50i62-85o91-113i)), whose product MLGGAPAIPISLFWMAWTTYRHISVWSSIIASAVFGFGITTVFISAHLYVIDAYEKGAASAFAMLVMPRYLASGGITVAGGPIYSSIGVHYTLSILGAISAVMAFVPYVFYFYGHHIRRVSPHAVVHD is encoded by the exons ATGCTTGGTGGCGCGCCGGCTATCCCAATCAGTCTATTTTGGATGGCCTGGACCACCTAT CGCCATATTAGCGTCTGGAGCTCAATTATCGCGTCCGCGGTTTTCGGTTTTGGCATCACAACCGTCTTCATCAGTGCTCATCTATATGTGATTGACGCATACGAGAAGGGTGCTGCATCTGCCTTTGCCATGCTTGTCATGCCTCGATACCTTGCATCAGGTGGAATTACTGTGGCAGGGGGCCCTATTTATTCCAGCATTGGAGTTCACTATACACTGAGCATTCTCGGGGCGATCAGCGCCGTCATGGCTTTCGTTCCTTACGTTTTCTACTTCTACGGGCATCACATTCGGCGTGTCAGCCCACACGCAGTGGTCCATGACTAA
- a CDS encoding uncharacterized protein (COG:G;~EggNog:ENOG410QDYM;~InterPro:IPR020846,IPR011701,IPR036259;~PFAM:PF07690;~TransMembrane:10 (i142-160o166-188i200-221o227-248i305-324o344-366i387-407o413-432i444-465o485-506i);~go_function: GO:0022857 - transmembrane transporter activity [Evidence IEA];~go_process: GO:0055085 - transmembrane transport [Evidence IEA]) produces the protein MYPHEQQPQTQSSRSSFSDKGKDSQDSGDDIVPAFGLTGAEKETGSIRSDGRRELKENDCYDKLAYCWPRWKKWSYLAAIACVQISMNFNTSVFPNAVKPLSEAFNIGEQEARTGQMIYLITYSIGCELWAPWSEEFGRWPILQLSMFLINIWQIPAALAPNWGTIVVARGLGGISTAGGSVTLGLIADLYEAEDQQFPLAFIVLSSCIGTSIGGVIGGPIERYLDWQWFFWIMLIFGFVVEVILLFVPESRSTIIMDREAKRRRESGEDPNIYGPNELKSPRISLKEAGKIWIRPFYMFLREPIVLCLSLLSGFSDSLIFTFLESFSIVYEKGWGFGILGQAWAVIPINIGYVIAYFSYFPWFWRDQKIRDAKGDDALPAERRLKWLLYLALLEPIGLFGFAWTSLGQEYGVPWIASMIFSTLVGIANYAIYLSSVDYMVAAYGVYSASATGGNAFCRDLLAGIAAMYTTPMYENIGDKWHVEYATTILACLSCLVVLPIYIFYWKGPHIRERSKFAQTLASDRKANQGHRVSKEDAAP, from the exons ATGTATCCCCACGAACAGCAACCCCAGACCCAGTCATCTCGCAGTTCCTTTTCCGATAAGGGGAAAGACAGCCAGGATAGCGGGGATGATATTGTCCCCGCATTTGGGCTCACTGGCGCCGAGAAAGAAACGGGGTCCATACGCTCAGACGGAAGACGCGAGTTGAAGGAGAACGACTGCTACGATAAGCTGGCCTACTGCTGGCCGAGATGGAAGAAATGGTCGTATCTTGCGGCCATAGCATGCGTCCAAATATCTATGAACTTTAACACCTCTGTCTTTCCAAATGCTGTGAAGCCGTTATCAGAGGCATTCAATATTGGGGAGCAGGAAGCCCGGACGGGGCAGATGATTTACCTGATCACCTATTCCATTGGATGTGAATTATGGGCGCCTTGGAGTGAAGAATTTGGACGCTGGCCTATTCTTCAGCTTTCCATGTTTCTTATCAATATCTGGCAAATTCCAGCTGCCTTGGCGCCGAATTGGGGCACTATTGTTGTTGCTCGTGGATTG GGTGGAATCTCGACCGCTGGCGGTAGTGTCACCCTAGGTCTTATTGCTGATCTCTACGAGGCCGAAGACCAGCAGTTCCCTCTGGCATTTATTGTCTTATCGTCTTGCATCGGTACAAGTATTGGAGGTGTCATAGGTGGACCGATTGAGCGCT ACCTCGACTGGCAATGGTTCTTCTGGATCATGCTGATCTTCGGCTTCGTTGTCGAAGtaatcctcctcttcgtcccGGAAAGCCGCTCGACAATCATCATGGACCGCGAAGCCAAGCGCCGCCGTGAATCCGGCGAAGACCCGAACATCTACGGACCCAACGAGCTCAAAAGCCCCCGCATCTCCCTCAAAGAAGCCGGCAAGATCTGGATCCGTCCTTTCTACATGTTCCTCCGCGAACCCATCGTCCTATGTCTCTCCCTCCTATCCGGATTCTCCGACTCCCTGATTTTTACCTTCCTCGAGAGTTTCTCCATTGTGTACGAAAAGGGCTGGGGCTTTGGTATCCTCGGCCAAGCGTGGGCCGTCATCCCGATCAATATTGGCTACGTGATTGCCTATTTCTCATACTTTCCATGGTTCTGGCGAGACCAGAAAATCCGCGACGCGAAGGGAGACGATGCACTACCTGCTGAGCGGAGACTCAAGTGGCTTCTTTATCTAGCCTTGCTTGAACCGATAGGATTATTCGGCTTCGCATGGACATCTTTGGGTCAGGAGTATGGCGTTCCGTGGATCGCATCCATGATATTCTCCACCCTTGTCGGTATCGCCAACTACGCCATCTACCTTTCCTCAGTTGATTACATGGTCGCCGCGTATGGTGTGTACTCTGCTTCTGCGACGGGCGGAAATGCCTTCTGTCGTGATCTGTTAGCGGGTATTGCGGCTATGTATACCACCCCGATGTATGAGAATATCGGAGACAAGTGGCATGTGGAAtatgctactactatcctGGCATGTCTTTCGTGCTTGGTGGTGCTTCCAATTTACATCTTCTATTGGAAGGGACCGCACATTCGCGAGAGGAGCAAGTTTGCCCAGACGCTGGCGTCGGATCGGAAGGCTAACCAGGGCCATCGGGTTAGTAAGGAGGATGCTGCACCGTAA
- a CDS encoding uncharacterized protein (SECRETED:SignalP(1-21)), producing the protein MKTTQLIPSLLLSLVPTLTLADGVPSGAKLCVGQGAGSCQFAAYQLQPTDTCEDLQKNAAYIYDHECNLIGHTENFAEGDAIDSQLPYTVDVKNIVGGPSCAIKYEIAYSDGLYGYGMPSGGVWGSCSVSGHQCNWYRVAFDCPGF; encoded by the coding sequence ATGAAGACAACCCAGctcatcccatccctcctcctttccctcgtccccaccctcaccctcgccGATGGTGTTCCCTCGGGCGCCAAGCTCTGCGTAGGCCAAGGTGCCGGCAGCTGCCAGTTCGCTGCATACCAGCTCCAACCTACCGACACGTGCGAAGACCTTCAGAAGAACGCCGCCTATATCTACGACCACGAATGCAACCTCATCGGCCACACGGAGAACTTCGCGGAAGGAGACGCCATTGACTCGCAGCTGCCGTATACTGTCGATGTCAAGAACATTGTCGGCGGTCCCTCGTGTGCGATCAAGTACGAGATTGCCTACAGTGATGGGTTGTACGGATATGGAATGCCCTCTGGTGGTGTTTGGGGCAGCTGTTCTGTGAGTGGCCACCAGTGCAACTGGTACCGGGTGGCGTTTGATTGCCCTGGATTTTAG
- a CDS encoding glutathione S-transferase family protein (COG:O;~EggNog:ENOG410PSVP;~InterPro:IPR036249,IPR040079,IPR034345,IPR036282, IPR010987,IPR004045,IPR004046;~PFAM:PF13409,PF00043,PF13417,PF13410,PF02798;~go_function: GO:0005515 - protein binding [Evidence IEA];~go_process: GO:0006749 - glutathione metabolic process [Evidence IEA]), which produces MKLYDSPAPNPMAVRLFILERGGLNLDVEVVDTKTLQNRRLPYRAINPRGEVPALQLDDGTILTEVTAIYEYLDEIAAGGTSLFGNTPEKRAETRMWLRRMDLEICQLVIAWIRNDPATIDLYKGHRIPTPEARVNQKVMINQALNMLDDQLEGKTWLCGDRFSAADVHFYGLMKLMTMRFCDWVLLPGRENFLAYWKRLDEREASKKALQTFAARVEV; this is translated from the coding sequence ATGAAACTCTACGACTCTCCCGCCCCCAACCCCATGGCCGTCCGCCTATTCATCCTCGAACGTGGCGGTCTCAACCTCGACGTTGAAGTCGTTGACACTAAGACTCTTCAGAACCGACGCCTTCCATATCGCGCGATCAACCCTCGCGGGGAAGTCCCCGCCCTTCAACTTGATGACGGCACGATCCTGACTGAAGTCACGGCCATTTACGAGTATCTGGACGAGATTGCCGCTGGAGGTACATCGCTCTTTGGAAATACGCCGGAAAAGCGTGCCGAGACCCGCATGTGGCTGAGAAGAATGGATTTGGAGATTTGTCAACTGGTTATTGCTTGGATCAGGAATGATCCTGCTACTATCGATCTCTATAAAGGCCATCGAATTCCGACGCCTGAGGCGAGAGTGAATCAAAAAGTGATGATTAATCAAGCGTTGAACATGCTGGATGATcagttggaggggaagactTGGCTATGTGGGGATAGGTtctctgctgctgatgtTCACTTTTATGGGTTGATGAAATTGATGACTATGAGGTTCTGTGATTGGGTGCTGTTGCCGGGACGAGAGAACTTCCTGGCATATTGGAAGAGACTGGATGAGCGTGAGGCTTCGAAGAAGGCTTTGCAGACTTTTGCGGCTAGGGTTGAGGTGTAA
- a CDS encoding acyltransferase family protein (COG:I;~EggNog:ENOG410PVGT;~InterPro:IPR002656;~PFAM:PF01757;~TransMembrane:9 (o54-73i101-122o142-159i171-194o206-228i240-258o294-311i323-342o371-395i);~go_function: GO:0016747 - transferase activity, transferring acyl groups other than amino-acyl groups [Evidence IEA]): protein MDRIQWIDGLRGIAASIVTVNHFFCGEIKMPFRTFWAEPADENRRLIQLPPIRLLWAMDAMVPLFMVISGYAISSRLLQFRDNQPNKLVDRLRSSILRRPLRLYLPLLLIASCTQLFFYLGMYEDWVQKKVSGRITPWKSPWSHVCYLFEHIMDMLNIIQLQWNIQINNHLWTMPLELHGSYIIYFTIFMQSMWRPRARIICLSFMLAYLLWYGQWYILCFISGLTLAELRTFARQQPIITRWTASYILRSAVALYLMCLSSEDDYPPDYRILSKLQTRHWSQYGAWTEVRKNWLSIGAVCFFSVVMESPRLQRVLTTRVPQYLGRISFPMYLIHISVYQMWGWALRSRIWWLTQRRAWPAPHEEDENMRALVVVFALTWMVLGPAVIAMADLYVRVLEPRIERLSKSIESWINQKGHRD from the coding sequence ATGGACCGCATACAATGGATAGATGGTCTGCGAGGCATCGCTGCCAGTATAGTGACCGTCAACCATTTCTTTTGTGGAGAGATAAAAATGCCCTTCCGGACATTTTGGGCCGAACCAGCTGATGAGAACCGAAGATTGATCCAGCTACCCCCGATCCGTCTCCTCTGGGCCATGGACGCCATGGTTCCTCTCTTCATGGTAATATCGGGCTATGCCATCTCCAGTCGACTTCTCCAATTTAGAGACAACCAGCCAAACAAGCTTGTTGACCGTCTTCGATCTTCCATCTTACGCCGGCCGCTCCGTCTCTACCTGCCACTATTACTTATAGCCAGCTGCACCCAGTTGTTCTTCTACCTAGGCATGTACGAGGACTGGGTCCAGAAAAAGGTCTCAGGTCGTATAACGCCCTGGAAGTCTCCTTGGAGCCATGTGTGCTACCTCTTCGAGCATATCATGGACATGTTGAATATCATCCAACTCCAGTGGAATATTCAAATCAACAATCATCTATGGACGATGCCGCTCGAGCTACACGGATCTTATATCATATATTTCACAATATTCATGCAATCCATGTGGCGACCTCGAGCACGAATCATCTGTCTAAGCTTCATGCTCGCCTATCTGCTCTGGTATGGGCAATGGTATATCCTCTGCTTCATCTCCGGACTCACTCTGGCCGAGCTCCGGACTTTCGCCAGACAACAACCCATAATAACCCGCTGGACAGCCTCCTACATACTTCGTTCCGCTGTTGCACTATATCTCATGTGTCTATCCTCAGAAGACGACTATCCGCCAGATTACCGCATCCTCTCAAAGTTACAAACACGCCATTGGTCGCAGTACGGTGCGTGGACAGAAGTCCGAAAGAATTGGCTCAGTATCGGCGCCGTGTGCTTCTTTTCCGTGGTGATGGAGAGTCCTCGTTTGCAGCGCGTGCTTACTACCCGCGTTCCTCAGTATCTGGGCCGAATATCCTTTCCCATGTACTTGATCCACATCTCAGTGTATCAGATGTGGGGCTGGGCATTGCGAAGCCGCATATGGTGGTTGACCCAGCGACGCGCCTGGCCTGCTCCtcatgaggaagatgagaatatGCGTGCTCTAGTTGTGGTGTTTGCTTTGACTTGGATGGTGCTAGGACCGGCAGTTATTGCAATGGCGGATTTGTATGTTCGGGTTTTAGAACCGCGGATCGAACGACTTTCGAAGTCGATTGAGTCGTGGATAAATCAGAAGGGGCATCGGGATTAG
- a CDS encoding uncharacterized protein (COG:S;~EggNog:ENOG410PX04;~SECRETED:SignalP(1-25);~TransMembrane:4 (n10-20c25/26o54-74i258-277o283-305i449-470o);~antiSMASH:Cluster_8.11) — translation MLRMFPSTRIYVLYLLLLPASNVQAFNTVHTNCTLPAQHANFVTAPNTRGTLQILWSSLFTILACTWTVLHLNVPGYQQKPKEDGITGWLKGMVIKYLHPTKWFLLTVLAPEVPFAKYWDDQVQAHSLFYHYEDILEDKHWTKTHVLFANMGGFAVKYKEKRESYSTGEKMSAGDLYNSPPETRPPLENNTFLPGSSGILNQSTPGPAGKDPAEKFDKVFYLTATEALKLLCKNQGTPIPGLDSVSVEEINDRSKTDIFMRLLAVGQILWVVVQIISRGVYGLAVTQLEVTVVAFAFCAVGMYIVNRGKPKGVNCPILFEYSGTREDLKGELLRSKIPTSTKIHNKWTFYQCKYCKMEKTSSSSDSSENSGNDENCDNHEENTSRGTNERIESNKTEPQNNSEEISLKALITAAIRGVRKCLRSPRASGEPIGNGFIDESEDSKRSGELLTDMSMFISSMIFGGIHLIAWDFEFPTTVEKYLW, via the coding sequence ATGCTCAGAATGTTTCCTTCAACTAGGATTTATGTtctctatcttcttttaCTTCCAGCATCCAACGTACAAGCATTCAACACGGTCCACACAAATTGCACGCTTCCCGCGCAACACGCCAACTTTGTGACAGCCCCGAACACCCGTGGCACCTTGCAAATCCTATGGTCGTCCCTATTCACTATCCTCGCCTGCACTTGGACTGTGCTTCATCTCAATGTTCCTGGGTATCAACAAAAACCGAAGGAAGATGGCATTACAGGCTGGCTGAAAGGGATGGTGATCAAGTATCTTCATCCAACTAAATGGTTTCTCCTTACTGTGCTTGCCCCAGAAGTTCCTTTCGCAAAATATTGGGATGACCAGGTTCAAGCACATTCCCTGTTCTATCACTACGAAGACATTCTTGAGGATAAGCACTGGACGAAGACTCATGTCCTGTTTGCCAATATGGGAGGCTTTGCGGTGAAATATAAGGAGAAGCGTGAATCTTATTCGACCGGCGAGAAGATGAGTGCGGGAGATCTATATAACAGCCCACCCGAAACAAGACCTCCCTTGGAAAACAATACGTTCCTACCGGGGAGTTCGGGAATATTGAATCAGTCAACTCCGGGGCCCGCCGGCAAGGATCCCGCGGAAAAGTTCGATAAAGTATTCTATCTGACAGCCACCGAAGCCCTGAAACTCCTCTGTAAAAATCAAGGAACACCTATACCAGGGCTAGATAGTGTATCAGTGGAGGAGATCAACGATCGTTCGAAAACGGACATCTTCATGCGCCTCCTTGCTGTGGGTCAAATCCTTTGGGTGGTAGTTCAGATCATTTCGCGAGGGGTTTACGGCCTGGCCGTGACCCAACTGGAGGTCACTGTTGTTGCATTCGCATTCTGTGCAGTGGGGATGTATATCGTCAACCGTGGAAAGCCCAAGGGGGTAAACTGTCCAATCCTCTTCGAATATTCTGGGACGAGGGAAGATTTAAAGGGGGAACTATTAAGGTCCAAGATTCCAACCTCTACAAAGATACACAACAAGTGGACGTTCTATCAATGCAAGTACTGTAAGATGGAGaaaaccagcagcagcagcgacagcagcgagAACAGTGGCAACGACGAGAATTGCGATAACCACGAAGAAAACACCAGCAGAGGCACAAATGAGAGGATTGAAAGCAACAAGACAGAGCCCCAGAATAATAGTGAGGAGATAAGCCTAAAGGCGCTTATTACTGCTGCCATACGAGGAGTTCGAAAATGTCTTAGGTCTCCTCGGGCTTCGGGCGAACCAATAGGAAATGGATTCATTGACGAATCAGAAGACTCAAAAAGATCCGGTGAATTGCTCACTGACATGTCGATGTTCATCAGCAGTATGATTTTCGGGGGAATTCATCTTATTGCCTGGGATTTTGAATTCCCCACCACAGTGGAGAAATATCTGTGGTGA